Below is a genomic region from Listeria swaminathanii.
GCTATCAGAGACTTTATTTAGAGAGCCTTCAAAAAAAAGTTTCCTATTTATTCCCATCCTATGTTAGTATTAATTTGTGGTAAAGATCTATCAAGTTTTTTATTAATTTTTGTTAACTTATCGTTAAGAAAAAAGCTCCCTTTTTAAAGTAAAAGCGAGCTGATTATTAATGACCAAAAATGATCGGGGGAATTAAGAAAATGGCTTTTAAAAATAAAAAAGACCGTTTTGCTTCGCTGCTGCATGACATTGCAGTAAATTTACATGAAGGTGCAAATTTCTTTGCAACTTACAACATCAATTCGGTAGAGGATCTACATACTTTCTCGAACAAAATCAAAGAATATGAAACAGCTGGGGACTCCATGGTTCACAAAATGATTATGGAATTAAACGACGCTTTCATTACACCAATCGAGCGTGAGGATATGTTAGAACTAACTAACCGCCTAGACGACGTGATGGATGCACTTGATGAAACAGCTTTCTCACTAGAAATCTGTCAAATCACTCATTATGATGAATACATGACTAAATTTATCCAAGCTATTCAAGCAAGCACTGTTGAAATTGAAAAAGCAGTTGATCTTGTTTTTGATAAAAAACTTAAAGACGTTCGTAAACTTGCAATTCAAATTAAAGATTATGAATCTCAATGTGATGATGTTTACCGCGAATCACTAATCCAACTTTTCCAAAACGAAAAAGATCCAATTAAACTTATTCGTCTAAGAGAAGTTTATGAAAAATTAGAAGACATTGCTGATAGTTGTCAAAGCGTTGCCAATACGCTTGAATCAATTGTCATGAAAAATGCGTAAGGGGACTAGATAGATGGAAGGAATGTTTCTCATCACCCTCGTCATCGTACTTGCCGCGCTAGCTTTTGACCTAATTAACGGGTTTCATGATACAGCTAACGCCATTGCGACTAGTGTCTCTACAAAAGCTTTAAAACCACGACATGCGATTATTCTCGCTGCTGTAATGAACTTTGTGGGTGCTATTTCATTCACAGGGGTTGCTAAAACTATTACTAAAGACATTGTTAACCCATTCGCCTTAGATCACGGGGAACTTGTTATTTTAGCAGCATTACTTTCAGCTATTGCATGGAATTTAATCACTTGGTATTTTGGAATTCCTAGTAGTTCCTCTCATGCCTTGATTGGTTCCATCGCCGGTGCAGCAATTGCATCAGCTGGATTTGCAGCAATCGAATACAGCGGGTTTACTAAAATCATCATTGGTTTATTAGTATCTCCTGTACTTGCTTTCGTAGTCGGTTACACGATATATTCACTCTTCAAGGTTTTCTTGAAGAACTTAAACTTAGCCACGACCAATCGGCGTTTCCGGATGATTCAAGTCGGAACAGCCGCGCTACAATCTTACACACACGGAACAAATGATGCACAAAAATCAATGGGGATTATCACAATGGCATTAATTGCTAGTGGTTTCCAAACAACCGATGATGTGCAATTATGGGTTCAAGTATCCTGTGCGATTGCTATGGCGATTGGTACGAGTATTGGTGGTTGGAAAATCATCAAAACTGTCGGCGGTAAAATCATGAAAATCAAACCAGTTAATGGTGTAGCGGCTGATTTAAGTTCCGTTATCATTATTTTCGGTGCCACTTTCATTCACTTACCAGTTAGTACAACACACGTAATCAGCTCTTCTATCCTTGGTGTTGGAACAGCTCACCGTGTGAAAGGTGTCAAATGGGATACTGCACAACGCATGATTATCACATGGGTTATCACACTTCCTATT
It encodes:
- a CDS encoding DUF47 domain-containing protein, giving the protein MAFKNKKDRFASLLHDIAVNLHEGANFFATYNINSVEDLHTFSNKIKEYETAGDSMVHKMIMELNDAFITPIEREDMLELTNRLDDVMDALDETAFSLEICQITHYDEYMTKFIQAIQASTVEIEKAVDLVFDKKLKDVRKLAIQIKDYESQCDDVYRESLIQLFQNEKDPIKLIRLREVYEKLEDIADSCQSVANTLESIVMKNA
- a CDS encoding inorganic phosphate transporter, whose amino-acid sequence is MEGMFLITLVIVLAALAFDLINGFHDTANAIATSVSTKALKPRHAIILAAVMNFVGAISFTGVAKTITKDIVNPFALDHGELVILAALLSAIAWNLITWYFGIPSSSSHALIGSIAGAAIASAGFAAIEYSGFTKIIIGLLVSPVLAFVVGYTIYSLFKVFLKNLNLATTNRRFRMIQVGTAALQSYTHGTNDAQKSMGIITMALIASGFQTTDDVQLWVQVSCAIAMAIGTSIGGWKIIKTVGGKIMKIKPVNGVAADLSSVIIIFGATFIHLPVSTTHVISSSILGVGTAHRVKGVKWDTAQRMIITWVITLPISATIAALIFYVLRLFL